A genome region from Brachymonas denitrificans includes the following:
- the putA gene encoding trifunctional transcriptional regulator/proline dehydrogenase/L-glutamate gamma-semialdehyde dehydrogenase, whose protein sequence is MASTMGIKVDDALRERIRNAAQGMERTPHWLVKQAIVQYVEALERGQQVIHLTHAGAGGQEEGVQPEASAAPEEVQPFLEFAQGILPQTPLRAAITAAWHRPEPECLPVLLPMARADDVQQAASVQRLASQLVQGLRDAPVTSGVAALVQEFSLSSQEGVALMCLAEALLRIPDRATRDALIRDKISHGDWRAHVGRSPSMFVNAAAWGLVITGKLTSTTSEKSLSAALTRVIGKGGEPLIRQGVHRAMKLMGEQFVTGQNIAEALANSRPFEKKGFRYSYDMLGEAAATEADAKRYLRDYEQAIHAIGAASAGRGIFEGPGISIKLSALHPRYTRAQYDRVMGELLPRVLHLAELCKRYDIGMNIDAEEADRLELSLDLLEALCAAPALKGWNGIGFVVQAYQKRCPQVIDYLIDLARRTRRRLMVRLVKGAYWDSEIKRAQVDGMAGYPVYTRKVYTDVSYLACARKLLAVPDAIYPQFATHNAQSLAAIYHMAGANYYSGQYEFQCLHGMGEPLYEQVTGLVGDGKLGRPCRIYAPVGSHETLLAYLVRRLLENGANTSFVNRIGDASVPVSELVADPVQEVQALAEEEGVLGAPHPRIPLPVDLFAGQGEQARANSRGFNVAHEQQLASLAAALLHSTREAQYAAPAGVEIPEEPAQSEGWQAVRNPADQRDTVGWVHEATAEQVAAAAKRAALAVPIWAGTPPQLRADALQRAADLLEQRSQSLLGLIMREAGKTLNNAVAEVREAVDFLRYYGVQAAAQFDSGTHRPLGVVLAISPWNFPLAIFCGQVAAALAAGNAVIAKPAEQTPLTAAAMVAILHEAGVPEDALQLMPGTGETVGAALVASPAVGGVMFTGSTEVARIIARQLAQRLSPNGQPIPLIAETGGQNAMVVDSSALAEQVVADVLASAFDSAGQRCSALRLLCVQDDVADRTVGMLKQALQEWTLGNPDRLHTDVGPVIDAEARQQIEAHIERMEAEGQTVTRVTRGEGLEQGHFVRPAIIELDSVERLTREVFGPVLHVLRFKRDELDALVDGINATGYGLTFCVHSRIDETIERMTQRVHAGNLYVNRNQIGAVVGVQPFGGMGLSGTGPKAGGPLYLYRLVQASDAHADLDALPTQTASKGAEAAAQEGALAALQRTIANGQITGLPAHDRDAALQACESAATASRLGYSELLPGPTGESNRYRLLPRGDVWAMPQTALGLVHQLAAAYATGNHCRVVPAPSDEVTSSLTALLQIPELSGWIAAANADALTDNATPMQALLFEGDGDALLEVGMRVAARDGNLVRIDSRRSDELAAGHGYTLSALVHEQSISTNTAAAGGNAQLMTMA, encoded by the coding sequence ATGGCGAGCACCATGGGAATCAAGGTGGACGATGCCCTGCGCGAACGCATCCGCAATGCGGCGCAGGGCATGGAGCGCACGCCGCACTGGCTGGTGAAGCAGGCCATCGTGCAGTATGTGGAGGCGCTGGAGCGGGGGCAGCAGGTGATTCACCTGACGCACGCAGGCGCTGGCGGCCAGGAAGAGGGGGTGCAACCGGAGGCATCCGCGGCGCCTGAAGAGGTGCAACCTTTCCTGGAGTTTGCCCAGGGCATACTGCCGCAAACGCCGCTGCGCGCCGCCATCACCGCCGCCTGGCATCGCCCGGAACCGGAGTGCCTGCCGGTGCTGCTGCCCATGGCCCGTGCCGATGATGTGCAGCAGGCGGCATCCGTGCAGCGCCTGGCCAGCCAGCTGGTGCAGGGTCTGCGCGATGCGCCGGTAACCAGTGGCGTTGCCGCGCTGGTGCAGGAGTTTTCGCTGTCCAGCCAGGAAGGCGTGGCCCTGATGTGTCTGGCCGAAGCCTTGCTGCGCATCCCTGACCGCGCGACCCGAGATGCGCTGATCCGCGACAAGATCAGCCACGGCGACTGGCGTGCCCATGTGGGCCGTTCGCCGTCCATGTTCGTGAATGCGGCGGCCTGGGGCCTTGTGATTACCGGCAAGCTGACCAGCACCACCAGCGAGAAGAGCCTGTCCGCGGCGCTGACGCGCGTGATCGGCAAGGGCGGCGAGCCGCTGATCCGCCAGGGCGTGCACCGTGCCATGAAGCTGATGGGCGAGCAGTTCGTCACCGGTCAGAACATTGCCGAGGCGCTGGCCAACAGCCGTCCGTTCGAGAAGAAGGGCTTTCGCTACAGCTATGACATGCTGGGCGAGGCAGCGGCGACGGAAGCCGATGCCAAGCGTTATCTGCGTGACTACGAACAGGCCATCCATGCGATTGGCGCCGCATCGGCCGGGCGCGGCATTTTCGAAGGGCCGGGCATTTCGATCAAGCTGTCGGCGCTGCATCCGCGTTACACCCGTGCGCAGTATGACCGCGTGATGGGTGAGCTGCTGCCGCGTGTGCTGCATCTGGCGGAGCTGTGCAAGCGCTACGACATTGGCATGAACATCGATGCGGAAGAGGCGGACCGCCTGGAGCTGTCGCTGGACCTGCTGGAGGCGCTGTGTGCGGCGCCGGCGCTCAAGGGCTGGAACGGCATCGGCTTTGTGGTGCAGGCCTACCAGAAGCGCTGTCCGCAGGTGATCGACTACCTGATCGATCTGGCGCGCCGCACGCGCCGTCGCCTGATGGTGCGGCTGGTGAAGGGCGCCTACTGGGACAGCGAGATCAAGCGCGCCCAGGTGGACGGCATGGCCGGCTATCCGGTGTACACGCGCAAGGTCTATACCGATGTGAGCTATCTGGCCTGTGCGCGCAAGCTGCTGGCGGTGCCGGATGCCATCTATCCGCAATTCGCCACGCACAACGCGCAGTCGCTGGCGGCGATCTACCATATGGCGGGTGCCAATTACTACAGCGGCCAGTACGAATTCCAGTGCCTGCACGGCATGGGCGAGCCGCTGTACGAGCAGGTGACCGGTCTGGTGGGAGACGGCAAACTGGGCCGCCCCTGTCGCATCTATGCACCCGTCGGCAGCCACGAGACACTGCTGGCCTACCTGGTGCGCCGTCTGCTGGAAAACGGTGCCAACACCTCGTTCGTGAACCGCATTGGCGACGCCAGTGTGCCCGTGTCGGAGCTGGTGGCCGATCCGGTGCAGGAAGTGCAGGCTCTGGCCGAAGAGGAGGGCGTGCTGGGCGCACCGCATCCGCGCATTCCGCTGCCGGTGGACCTGTTTGCGGGGCAGGGGGAGCAGGCGCGAGCCAACTCGCGCGGCTTCAACGTGGCGCACGAACAGCAACTGGCTTCGCTGGCTGCCGCATTGCTGCACAGCACGCGGGAAGCACAATACGCCGCGCCGGCCGGCGTGGAAATTCCCGAAGAGCCTGCGCAGTCCGAAGGCTGGCAAGCCGTGCGCAACCCGGCCGATCAGCGTGATACTGTGGGCTGGGTGCATGAAGCCACGGCCGAGCAGGTGGCCGCCGCCGCGAAACGCGCCGCTCTGGCGGTACCGATCTGGGCCGGCACGCCGCCGCAACTGCGTGCCGATGCGCTGCAACGCGCGGCCGATCTGCTGGAGCAGCGCAGCCAAAGTCTCCTCGGCTTGATCATGCGCGAAGCGGGCAAGACGCTGAACAACGCCGTTGCAGAGGTGCGTGAAGCGGTGGATTTCCTGCGTTACTACGGCGTACAGGCTGCAGCACAATTCGACAGCGGCACACACCGTCCGCTCGGGGTAGTGCTGGCCATCAGCCCGTGGAACTTCCCGCTGGCCATCTTCTGCGGCCAGGTCGCTGCCGCACTGGCCGCCGGCAACGCAGTGATCGCCAAGCCTGCCGAGCAGACGCCGCTGACGGCAGCGGCCATGGTCGCCATCCTGCATGAAGCGGGTGTGCCCGAAGATGCCCTGCAACTGATGCCGGGCACTGGCGAAACCGTGGGTGCAGCCCTGGTGGCCAGTCCCGCAGTGGGTGGCGTGATGTTCACTGGCTCGACCGAAGTGGCCCGCATCATCGCGCGCCAACTGGCGCAGCGCCTGTCGCCCAACGGCCAGCCGATTCCGCTGATCGCCGAAACCGGCGGCCAGAATGCCATGGTGGTGGACTCCTCCGCACTGGCCGAGCAGGTGGTGGCCGATGTACTGGCTTCCGCTTTCGACTCCGCCGGCCAGCGCTGCTCGGCCCTGCGCCTGCTGTGCGTGCAGGACGATGTGGCCGATCGCACCGTGGGCATGCTCAAGCAGGCCCTGCAGGAATGGACGCTGGGCAACCCGGACCGCCTGCATACCGATGTGGGCCCGGTGATCGACGCCGAGGCACGCCAGCAGATCGAGGCGCATATCGAGCGCATGGAAGCCGAAGGCCAGACCGTCACGCGCGTGACGCGTGGCGAAGGCCTGGAGCAGGGCCACTTCGTGCGTCCGGCCATCATCGAGCTGGACAGCGTCGAGCGCCTGACGCGTGAAGTGTTCGGCCCGGTGCTGCACGTGCTGCGCTTCAAGCGCGACGAGCTGGATGCGCTGGTGGACGGCATCAACGCCACCGGTTACGGACTGACCTTCTGCGTGCACAGCCGTATCGACGAAACCATCGAGCGCATGACGCAGCGCGTGCATGCCGGCAACCTGTACGTCAACCGCAACCAGATTGGTGCAGTCGTCGGCGTGCAACCCTTTGGCGGCATGGGCCTGTCCGGTACCGGCCCGAAGGCGGGTGGTCCGCTCTATCTGTACCGTCTGGTGCAGGCCAGCGATGCGCATGCCGATCTGGACGCGCTGCCAACACAGACCGCTTCCAAAGGTGCGGAAGCCGCAGCGCAGGAAGGTGCCCTGGCCGCACTGCAGCGCACTATCGCCAACGGCCAGATCACGGGCTTGCCCGCGCACGATCGTGACGCCGCCCTGCAGGCATGCGAGAGCGCCGCCACCGCTTCGCGCCTGGGCTACAGTGAACTGCTGCCCGGCCCGACCGGCGAAAGCAACCGCTACCGTCTGCTGCCGCGGGGCGACGTCTGGGCCATGCCACAGACTGCGCTCGGCCTGGTGCACCAGCTTGCCGCCGCCTATGCCACGGGCAACCATTGCCGCGTCGTGCCGGCGCCGTCGGACGAGGTCACCTCCAGCCTGACCGCGCTGCTGCAGATTCCGGAGCTATCCGGATGGATCGCTGCCGCAAACGCCGATGCCTTGACGGATAATGCCACCCCCATGCAGGCGCTGCTGTTCGAAGGTGACGGCGATGCCCTGCTGGAAGTCGGCATGCGTGTTGCAGCGCGCGACGGCAACCTGGTCCGTATCGACAGCCGCCGCAGCGACGAACTCGCTGCCGGCCATGGCTACACCCTTTCGGCGCTGGTGCACGAACAGAGCATCAGCACGAATACTGCCGCCGCAGGCGGCAACGCCCAGCTCATGACAATGGCCTGA
- the greA gene encoding transcription elongation factor GreA, with protein MTTTIPITVKGAEKLKAELHKLKTKDRPDVIAAIAEARSHGDLSENAEYEAAKDRQGFIEGRIKEIEGKLTAAKVIDPATLDAGGKVVFGATVDLEDEDSGNAVTYQIVGEDEADLKLGLINVGSPIARALIGKEEGDTAEVQAPGGVRRYEITGVRYL; from the coding sequence ATGACAACGACCATCCCGATTACCGTCAAGGGCGCCGAGAAACTGAAGGCCGAACTGCACAAACTCAAGACCAAGGACCGGCCCGACGTCATCGCAGCCATCGCCGAAGCGCGTTCGCATGGCGACCTGAGCGAGAACGCCGAATACGAGGCCGCCAAGGACCGCCAGGGCTTCATCGAGGGCCGCATCAAGGAAATCGAAGGCAAGCTGACGGCTGCCAAGGTGATCGACCCCGCCACGCTGGATGCCGGCGGCAAGGTGGTGTTCGGCGCCACGGTCGACCTGGAAGACGAAGACTCCGGCAACGCCGTCACCTACCAGATCGTGGGCGAGGACGAGGCCGACCTGAAACTGGGCCTGATCAACGTCGGCAGCCCCATCGCCCGAGCCCTGATCGGCAAGGAAGAGGGCGACACGGCCGAAGTGCAGGCCCCGGGCGGCGTGCGCCGTTACGAAATCACCGGCGTGCGCTACCTCTGA
- the putP gene encoding sodium/proline symporter PutP produces the protein MHLNWSDPTTIMFAIYLMAMLGIGWLGYASTKNLSDYILGGRSLGSFVTALSAGASDMSGWLLMGLPGAIYLTGLSESWIAIGLVIGAYLNWRFVAARLRLYTERAGNALTLPDYFASRFEDKSNILRIFTTLVILIFFTIYCASGVVAGARLFENMFGMPYETALWVGALCTIAYVFIGGFLAVSWTDTIQASMMITALILAPVMAYLAVQGQLQPGQDWAAVVPADKFDLMKGATVTGIASLLAWGLGYFGQPHILVRFMAASSVETIPSARRISMTWMILCLMGAVAVGFVGIPYFIAHPEGAAAVNANAETVFMELSKQLFNPWIAGGLLAAILAAVMSTLSCQLLVCSSALTEDIYRTFLRKNASQKELVWIGRAMVLLIALVAIFIAQDPNSRVLGMVSYAWAGFGAAFGPIVILSLFWSRMTRNGALAGIIVGAATVLVWKQFGWLGLYEIIPGFIFSTIAIVLVSRMGTPSASMLKSHAAVMDEAHRIGV, from the coding sequence ATGCATCTGAACTGGAGCGACCCCACCACGATCATGTTCGCCATCTACCTGATGGCCATGCTCGGCATCGGCTGGCTTGGCTATGCCAGCACCAAGAACCTGTCCGACTACATCCTGGGCGGCCGCAGTCTCGGCAGCTTCGTCACGGCCCTGTCCGCCGGCGCTTCCGACATGAGTGGCTGGCTGCTGATGGGCCTGCCCGGTGCCATCTACCTGACCGGCCTGTCCGAGTCCTGGATCGCCATCGGCCTGGTCATCGGCGCCTACCTGAACTGGCGCTTCGTTGCCGCGCGCCTGCGCCTGTACACCGAGCGCGCCGGCAACGCCCTGACGCTGCCCGACTACTTCGCCAGCCGCTTCGAGGACAAATCCAACATTCTGCGCATCTTCACCACCCTGGTGATCCTGATCTTCTTCACCATCTACTGCGCCTCGGGCGTGGTGGCCGGTGCGCGCCTGTTCGAGAACATGTTCGGCATGCCCTACGAAACCGCCCTGTGGGTAGGCGCGCTGTGCACCATCGCCTATGTGTTCATCGGCGGCTTCCTGGCCGTGAGCTGGACCGACACCATCCAGGCCTCCATGATGATCACCGCCCTGATCCTGGCGCCCGTCATGGCCTACCTGGCCGTGCAGGGCCAGCTGCAGCCGGGCCAGGACTGGGCGGCCGTGGTGCCGGCCGACAAGTTCGACCTGATGAAGGGCGCCACCGTCACCGGCATCGCTTCGCTGCTGGCCTGGGGCCTGGGCTATTTCGGCCAGCCGCACATCCTCGTGCGCTTCATGGCCGCTTCCTCGGTGGAAACCATCCCCAGCGCCCGCCGCATCAGCATGACCTGGATGATTCTGTGCCTGATGGGCGCCGTGGCCGTCGGCTTCGTCGGCATCCCGTATTTCATTGCCCATCCCGAAGGCGCTGCTGCCGTCAACGCCAACGCCGAAACCGTGTTCATGGAGCTGTCCAAGCAGCTGTTCAACCCCTGGATCGCCGGCGGCCTGCTGGCAGCCATCCTGGCGGCCGTGATGAGCACGCTGTCCTGCCAGCTGCTGGTCTGCTCCAGCGCGCTGACGGAAGACATTTACCGCACCTTCCTGCGCAAGAACGCCTCGCAGAAGGAGCTGGTCTGGATCGGCCGCGCCATGGTGCTGCTGATCGCGCTGGTCGCCATCTTCATCGCGCAGGACCCCAACTCCCGCGTGCTGGGCATGGTGAGCTACGCCTGGGCCGGCTTCGGTGCCGCCTTCGGTCCCATCGTCATCCTGTCGCTGTTCTGGAGCCGCATGACGCGCAACGGCGCACTGGCCGGCATCATCGTCGGCGCTGCTACGGTGCTGGTGTGGAAGCAGTTCGGCTGGTTGGGCCTGTATGAAATCATCCCCGGTTTCATCTTTTCCACCATTGCCATCGTGCTGGTCAGCCGCATGGGTACCCCGTCTGCCAGCATGCTCAAGTCGCATGCCGCCGTGATGGACGAGGCACACCGCATCGGCGTCTGA
- the carA gene encoding glutamine-hydrolyzing carbamoyl-phosphate synthase small subunit has translation MLLSQQAPFPAAILALADGTTFTGHSIGEPGSTTGEVVFNTSLTGYQEILSDASYCQQIITLTYPHIGNTGTNPEDVESHKVFAAGLVIQNLPLVASNFRNTASLQDYLKANGVVAIADIDTRRLTRHLRTHGAQSGCILALEHSGTPTQAEIDQAIAAAKGAPSMAGLDLARVVSCNTSYDWTQTEWELGEGFGQLADPDFHVVAYDFGVKHNILRMLCERGCKVTVVPAQTPAAEVLALNPDGVFLSNGPGDPQPCDYAITAIQQIMDAGVPIFGICLGHQLLALASGAQTFKMKFGHHGANHPVKCLESGRVSITSQNHGFAVEEATLPAHLRITHVSLFDGTVQGLERTDKPAFSFQGHPEASSGPHDISSLFDRFTTLMREGKVA, from the coding sequence GTGCTCTTGTCCCAACAGGCACCCTTTCCTGCCGCCATCCTGGCCCTCGCCGATGGCACCACCTTCACCGGCCACTCCATCGGCGAGCCGGGCAGCACCACTGGCGAAGTGGTCTTCAACACCTCCCTCACCGGCTACCAGGAAATCCTGAGCGACGCCAGCTACTGCCAGCAGATCATCACGCTCACCTATCCGCACATCGGCAACACCGGCACCAACCCCGAAGACGTCGAATCGCACAAGGTGTTCGCCGCCGGCCTGGTGATCCAGAACCTGCCGCTGGTCGCCTCCAACTTCCGCAACACTGCCAGCCTGCAGGACTACCTCAAGGCCAACGGCGTGGTTGCCATTGCCGACATCGACACGCGCCGCCTCACGCGTCACCTGCGCACGCACGGTGCCCAGAGCGGCTGCATCCTGGCGCTGGAGCACAGCGGCACGCCCACCCAGGCAGAAATCGACCAGGCCATTGCCGCCGCCAAGGGCGCACCCAGCATGGCCGGTCTCGACCTGGCCAGGGTAGTGAGCTGCAACACCTCCTATGACTGGACCCAGACCGAGTGGGAACTGGGCGAAGGTTTCGGCCAGCTGGCCGATCCCGACTTCCATGTCGTCGCCTATGACTTCGGCGTCAAGCACAACATCCTGCGCATGCTGTGCGAGCGCGGCTGCAAGGTCACGGTGGTGCCGGCGCAAACGCCCGCCGCCGAGGTGCTGGCCCTGAATCCCGACGGCGTGTTCCTGAGCAACGGCCCCGGCGACCCGCAACCGTGCGATTACGCCATCACCGCCATCCAGCAGATCATGGATGCCGGCGTGCCGATCTTCGGCATCTGCCTGGGTCACCAGTTGCTCGCCCTGGCCAGCGGCGCACAGACCTTCAAGATGAAGTTCGGCCACCACGGCGCCAACCACCCGGTCAAGTGCCTGGAAAGCGGCCGCGTCAGCATCACCAGCCAGAACCACGGTTTTGCCGTCGAAGAAGCCACGCTGCCCGCGCACCTGCGCATCACGCATGTCAGCCTGTTCGACGGCACCGTGCAGGGCCTGGAGCGCACCGACAAGCCTGCCTTCAGCTTCCAGGGTCACCCCGAGGCCTCCTCCGGCCCGCACGACATTTCCAGCCTGTTCGACCGCTTCACCACGCTGATGCGCGAGGGCAAGGTCGCCTGA
- the carB gene encoding carbamoyl-phosphate synthase large subunit translates to MPKRSDIKSILIIGAGPIIIGQACEFDYSGVQACKALREEGYRVILINSNPATIMTDPATADVTYIEPITWKTVEKIIAKERPDAILPTMGGQTALNCALDLWHNGVLNKYKVELIGATPEAIDKAEDRQKFKDAMTRIGLGSARSGVAHSMQEAWDVQKHVGFPTIIRPSFTLGGTGGGIAYNAEEFETICKRGLEASPTNELLIEESLLGWKEYEMEVVRDKADNCIIVCSIENLDPMGVHTGDSITVAPAQTLTDKEYQIMRNASLAVLREIGVDTGGSNVQFAVNPKDGRMIVIEMNPRVSRSSALASKATGFPIAKIAAKLAVGYTLDELRNEITGGATPASFEPSIDYVVTKIPRFAFEKFPAADNHLTTQMKSVGEVMAMGRTFQESFQKALRGLEVGVDGMNEKTQDRETLERELGEPGPERIWFVGDAFAAGWSVEEVHQLTKIDVWFLVQIEEIVKIELAIDKLFEEQGINALSALDADTLRMLKKKGFSDRRLAKLLHTSEKAVRDARHALNVRPVYKRVDTCAAEFATDTAYMYSTYEEECEAEPTSKKKIMVLGGGPNRIGQGIEFDYCCVHAALAMREDGYETIMVNCNPETVSTDYDTSDRLYFEPLTLEDVLEIVDKEKPTGVIVQYGGQTPLKLALGLEAAGVPIIGTSPDMIDAAEDRERFQKLLHELNLLQPPNATARTEAEALEKATELGYPLVVRPSYVLGGRAMEIVHEQRDLERYMREAVKVSNDSPVLLDRFLSDAIECDVDCVRDAAGRTFIGGVMEHIEQAGVHSGDSACSLPPYYLSQATVDEIKRQTRAMAEALNVVGLMNVQFAIQEKEQEDGSKKDIIYVLEVNPRASRTVPFVSKATGVQLAKVAARCMAGQTLDQQGIGEEVTPPYFSVKEAVFPFVKFPGVDTILGPEMKSTGEVMGVGKTFGEAFLKAQMGAGEKLPTAGKVFLTVKNSDKPTAIKIAGQLVEMGFTLVATRGTAKAINDAGIACDTVNKVTEGRPHVVDMLKNDEIVMVINTVEERRNAIADSRAIRTSSLAARVTTYTTIAGAEAVVEGMRYADKLGVISVQEMHGMLTA, encoded by the coding sequence ATGCCAAAACGTTCAGACATCAAGAGCATTCTCATCATCGGCGCCGGCCCCATCATCATCGGCCAGGCCTGTGAATTCGACTACTCCGGCGTGCAGGCCTGCAAGGCGCTGCGCGAGGAGGGCTACCGCGTCATCCTGATCAACAGCAACCCCGCCACGATCATGACCGACCCGGCCACCGCCGACGTCACCTACATCGAGCCCATCACCTGGAAGACGGTCGAGAAGATCATCGCCAAGGAACGCCCTGACGCCATCCTGCCCACCATGGGCGGCCAGACCGCGCTCAACTGCGCGCTGGACCTGTGGCACAACGGCGTGCTCAACAAGTACAAGGTCGAGCTGATCGGCGCCACGCCCGAAGCGATCGACAAGGCCGAAGACCGCCAGAAATTCAAGGACGCGATGACGCGCATCGGCCTGGGCTCCGCCCGTTCCGGCGTGGCGCACAGCATGCAGGAAGCCTGGGACGTGCAGAAGCACGTCGGCTTCCCGACCATCATCCGCCCCAGCTTCACGCTCGGCGGCACCGGCGGCGGCATTGCCTACAACGCCGAGGAATTCGAGACCATCTGCAAGCGCGGCCTGGAAGCCTCGCCCACCAACGAGCTGCTGATCGAAGAGTCGCTGCTCGGCTGGAAAGAGTACGAGATGGAAGTGGTGCGCGACAAGGCGGACAACTGCATCATCGTCTGCTCGATCGAGAACCTCGATCCCATGGGCGTGCATACCGGCGACTCCATCACCGTCGCACCGGCACAGACGCTGACCGACAAGGAATACCAGATCATGCGCAACGCCTCGCTGGCCGTGCTGCGCGAGATCGGCGTGGATACCGGCGGCTCCAACGTGCAGTTTGCGGTCAACCCCAAGGATGGCCGCATGATCGTGATCGAGATGAACCCGCGCGTGTCGCGTTCTTCCGCACTGGCGTCCAAGGCTACCGGTTTCCCGATTGCCAAGATCGCCGCCAAGCTGGCCGTGGGCTACACCCTGGACGAACTGCGCAACGAGATCACCGGCGGTGCCACCCCCGCATCGTTCGAGCCCTCGATCGACTACGTGGTCACCAAGATCCCGCGCTTCGCCTTCGAGAAATTCCCGGCGGCCGACAACCACCTGACCACCCAGATGAAGTCCGTGGGCGAGGTGATGGCCATGGGTCGCACCTTCCAGGAATCCTTCCAGAAAGCCCTGCGCGGCCTGGAAGTGGGCGTGGACGGCATGAACGAAAAGACCCAGGACCGCGAAACCCTGGAGCGCGAGCTGGGCGAGCCCGGCCCCGAGCGCATCTGGTTCGTGGGTGACGCCTTCGCGGCCGGCTGGAGCGTGGAAGAAGTGCACCAGCTCACCAAGATCGACGTCTGGTTCCTGGTGCAGATCGAGGAAATCGTCAAGATCGAGCTGGCCATCGACAAGCTGTTCGAGGAACAGGGCATCAACGCCCTGAGCGCGCTGGATGCCGACACCCTGCGCATGCTCAAGAAGAAGGGCTTCAGCGACCGTCGCCTGGCCAAGTTGCTGCACACCAGCGAAAAAGCCGTGCGCGATGCGCGCCACGCGCTGAACGTGCGCCCGGTCTACAAGCGCGTCGACACCTGCGCCGCCGAATTCGCGACCGACACCGCCTATATGTACTCCACCTACGAGGAAGAGTGCGAGGCCGAGCCGACCAGCAAGAAGAAGATCATGGTGCTGGGTGGTGGCCCGAACCGCATCGGCCAGGGTATCGAATTCGACTATTGCTGCGTGCATGCCGCACTCGCCATGCGCGAGGACGGCTACGAGACCATCATGGTCAACTGCAACCCCGAGACCGTCTCCACCGACTACGACACCTCCGACCGCCTGTACTTCGAGCCGCTGACCCTGGAAGACGTGCTGGAAATCGTCGACAAGGAAAAACCCACCGGCGTGATCGTGCAGTACGGCGGCCAGACCCCGCTGAAACTGGCGCTGGGCCTGGAAGCTGCCGGCGTGCCCATCATCGGCACCTCGCCCGACATGATCGACGCTGCTGAAGACCGCGAGCGCTTCCAGAAGCTGCTGCACGAACTGAACCTGCTGCAGCCGCCGAACGCCACCGCGCGTACCGAAGCCGAAGCGCTGGAAAAGGCCACCGAGCTGGGCTACCCGCTGGTGGTGCGTCCGAGCTACGTGCTGGGCGGCCGCGCCATGGAAATCGTGCACGAGCAGCGTGACCTGGAGCGCTACATGCGCGAGGCCGTCAAGGTCAGCAACGACTCTCCGGTGCTGCTGGACCGTTTCCTGTCCGACGCCATCGAATGCGACGTGGACTGCGTGCGTGATGCGGCCGGCCGCACCTTCATCGGCGGCGTCATGGAGCACATCGAACAGGCCGGCGTGCACAGCGGTGACTCCGCCTGCTCGCTGCCCCCGTACTACCTGAGCCAGGCCACGGTCGACGAGATCAAGCGTCAGACGCGTGCCATGGCCGAAGCCCTGAACGTGGTCGGCCTGATGAACGTGCAGTTCGCCATCCAGGAAAAGGAACAGGAAGACGGCAGCAAGAAGGACATCATCTACGTGCTGGAAGTGAACCCGCGTGCCAGCCGTACCGTGCCCTTCGTCAGCAAGGCCACCGGTGTGCAACTGGCCAAGGTGGCCGCCCGCTGCATGGCCGGCCAGACGCTGGACCAGCAGGGCATCGGCGAGGAAGTCACGCCGCCGTACTTCAGCGTGAAGGAAGCGGTATTCCCCTTCGTTAAGTTCCCCGGCGTGGACACCATTCTCGGCCCCGAGATGAAATCCACCGGCGAGGTGATGGGCGTGGGCAAGACCTTTGGCGAAGCCTTCCTCAAGGCGCAGATGGGCGCAGGCGAAAAGCTGCCCACCGCCGGCAAGGTGTTCCTGACCGTGAAGAACAGCGATAAGCCGACCGCGATCAAGATCGCCGGCCAGCTGGTCGAGATGGGCTTCACGCTGGTCGCCACGCGCGGCACGGCCAAGGCCATCAACGATGCCGGCATCGCCTGCGACACGGTGAACAAGGTTACCGAAGGCCGCCCGCACGTGGTGGACATGCTGAAGAACGACGAAATCGTCATGGTCATCAACACCGTGGAAGAGCGCCGCAACGCCATCGCCGACAGCCGTGCCATCCGTACCAGTTCGCTGGCTGCGCGCGTCACCACCTACACCACCATTGCCGGCGCCGAAGCCGTGGTGGAAGGCATGCGCTATGCCGACAAGCTCGGCGTGATCTCCGTGCAGGAAATGCACGGCATGCTCACGGCTTGA
- a CDS encoding DUF4149 domain-containing protein has protein sequence MSPRQHVISSLLAALWLGSLSAIGFMAVPLLFAHLPTPSMAGTMAARLFAAQGWVSILSVLLLVMLFRSRLRDFSEKRYEAGQGVTLDNIQRPDMLYFGLLIAGLLLALLLQLVAAPRIEMRQNLALWHSVGTVFYVGQWLCALVCVIRLAQRKV, from the coding sequence ATGAGCCCGCGCCAGCACGTCATCAGCTCCCTCCTGGCAGCTCTGTGGCTGGGCAGCCTGTCGGCGATCGGCTTCATGGCCGTGCCGCTGCTGTTCGCCCACCTGCCCACCCCGTCCATGGCCGGCACCATGGCGGCGCGCCTGTTTGCGGCGCAGGGCTGGGTGTCCATCCTGAGTGTCCTGCTGCTGGTGATGCTGTTTCGTAGCCGGCTGCGCGATTTTTCCGAAAAGCGCTATGAAGCGGGGCAGGGCGTCACGCTGGACAACATCCAGCGCCCCGACATGCTGTATTTCGGTCTGCTGATCGCGGGCCTGCTGCTGGCGCTGTTGCTGCAGCTGGTGGCGGCCCCGCGCATCGAGATGCGCCAGAACCTGGCGCTCTGGCACAGCGTGGGCACAGTATTCTATGTAGGCCAGTGGCTGTGTGCGCTGGTCTGCGTGATCCGCCTGGCGCAACGCAAGGTGTGA